In Pueribacillus theae, one genomic interval encodes:
- a CDS encoding universal stress protein gives MLYSRILVAYDGSNLSKKALNTATELLKESSNIELDVVTVFEMPRGYESFGIYNENLLAGYRREAEKMMEDVEKELKAKNLPNKISTYILEGNTPKMLIEFANNHDSDLIIIGNRGLSGFKEVFLGSVSHYVVQRANCPVFVIK, from the coding sequence ATGTTATATTCAAGAATATTAGTGGCTTACGATGGTTCAAATTTAAGCAAAAAAGCATTGAATACAGCGACTGAACTGTTGAAGGAATCTTCAAACATCGAGCTGGATGTCGTAACTGTTTTTGAAATGCCAAGAGGGTATGAAAGTTTCGGTATATACAACGAAAACCTTTTGGCTGGATATCGCAGAGAAGCGGAAAAAATGATGGAAGATGTTGAAAAAGAGCTTAAAGCAAAGAATCTTCCAAACAAAATTTCAACTTATATTCTTGAAGGCAATACCCCAAAAATGCTCATAGAATTTGCTAACAATCATGACAGCGACCTAATCATAATCGGCAACAGAGGTTTGAGCGGATTTAAAGAGGTATTCCTTGGCAGCGTCAGCCATTATGTCGTTCAACGCGCAAACTGTCCTGTGTTTGTCATCAAATAA